Proteins from one Solidesulfovibrio fructosivorans JJ] genomic window:
- a CDS encoding 4Fe-4S dicluster domain-containing protein: MAALKYITSDKLPEWLAALAAKSRVLVPVEEGGGVVFRPYDGTRTPVFGSDATAPPKSSIFPACQELFHYEQGKDAEDPGKPTLKLIADTKAEPTVVFGSKPCGTRGFLIFDRVYMGKKFPDPYYIAAREATTFVTMACDKTENTCFCHWVGSGPADVSGSDVLLTPVAGGYTVEAVTPKGEALLDCPALTDGAAKAEEAEAVKTSTRQALGEAPDIANAPQALLDAFDDLPFWQAQSDKCISCGACTYLCPTCYCFTITDEPAGMQGRRMRSWDACMHFQFTLEASGHNPRPTKAHRLKNRVGHKFSYYPTLHEGLIACCGCGRCIKSCPVSVDIREIVQNAVARAKG; encoded by the coding sequence ATGGCCGCTTTAAAATATATCACGAGCGACAAGCTCCCTGAGTGGCTCGCCGCCCTGGCCGCCAAAAGCCGGGTGCTCGTTCCGGTCGAGGAAGGCGGCGGCGTGGTGTTTCGGCCCTATGACGGGACCAGGACGCCGGTGTTCGGTTCCGACGCCACGGCTCCGCCCAAGTCGTCGATCTTCCCGGCCTGCCAGGAGCTGTTCCATTACGAGCAGGGCAAGGACGCGGAAGACCCGGGCAAACCCACGCTCAAGCTCATCGCGGACACCAAGGCCGAGCCGACCGTGGTCTTTGGCAGCAAGCCCTGCGGCACGCGCGGCTTCCTCATCTTCGACCGCGTCTACATGGGCAAGAAGTTCCCCGATCCCTATTACATCGCCGCCCGCGAGGCCACGACCTTCGTCACCATGGCCTGCGACAAGACGGAAAACACCTGCTTTTGCCACTGGGTGGGCTCCGGCCCGGCCGATGTGAGCGGCTCGGACGTGCTTTTAACCCCCGTGGCCGGCGGCTACACCGTCGAAGCGGTGACCCCCAAGGGCGAGGCGCTCCTCGACTGCCCGGCGCTGACCGACGGAGCGGCCAAGGCCGAAGAGGCCGAGGCGGTCAAGACCAGCACGAGGCAGGCCCTGGGCGAGGCCCCGGACATCGCGAACGCCCCCCAGGCCCTGCTCGACGCCTTCGACGACCTGCCCTTCTGGCAGGCCCAGTCGGACAAGTGCATCAGCTGCGGCGCCTGCACCTACCTGTGCCCGACCTGCTACTGCTTCACCATCACCGACGAACCCGCCGGGATGCAGGGGCGGCGCATGCGTTCCTGGGACGCCTGCATGCACTTCCAGTTCACCCTGGAAGCCTCGGGCCACAACCCGCGCCCGACCAAGGCGCATCGCTTGAAAAACCGGGTCGGCCACAAGTTCAGCTACTATCCGACCCTGCATGAAGGGCTCATTGCCTGCTGCGGCTGCGGTCGTTGCATCAAGAGCTGCCCGGTCTCCGTGGACATCCGCGAGATCGTGCAAAATGCCGTGGCCAGGGCCAAAGGCTAG